Genomic segment of Oncorhynchus nerka isolate Pitt River linkage group LG10, Oner_Uvic_2.0, whole genome shotgun sequence:
CCCGCCAGGAGCATCAGAATATAGTAGTAGGCCTAAACTTCAAAACTGTCAtcttaattattatttatttattaaatcaCAAAATAATGTGTGCCATTTGAAATaattaaactcagcaaaaaataaaaacatccctttttcaggacctggtctttcaaagataatttgtaaaaatccaaataacttcacagatcttcattgtaaagggtttaaacaccgtttcccgtgcttgttcaatgaaccataatcaatgaatgaacatgcaccaggggaacggtcgttaaggcactaacagcttacagacggtaggcagttaaggtcacagttatgaaaacttaggacactaaagaggcctttctactgactctgaaaaacaccaaaagaaagatgcccagggtccctgctcatctgcatgaacgtgccttaggcatgctacaaggacgcatgaggactgcagatgtggccagggcaataaattgcaatgtccgtactgtgagatgcctaagacagcactacaaggggacaggacggacagctaatcggcctcgcagtgacagaccacgtgtaacacctgcacaggatcggtacatctgaacatcacacctgcgggacaggtacagaatggcaacaacaactgcccaagttacaccagaaACGCAAaatcccaacatcagtgctcatactgtccgtaataggctgagagaggctggactgagggcttgtaggcctgttgtaaggcaggtcttcaccaaacaaacatcactggcaacaacgtcgcctatgggcacaaacccaccgtcgctggaccagacaggacttgcAAATTGTTCTCTTCAcagatgagtcgcggttttgtctcaccaggggtgatggtcggactcgcgtttatcgttgaaggaatgagcgttacaccgaggcctgtactctggagcgggatcgatttagaggtggagggtccgtcacagtctggggcggtgtgtcacagcatcggactgagcttgttgtcattgcaggtaatcaacgctgtgcgttacagggaagacatcctcctccctcaagtggtacccttcctgcaggctcatcctgacatgaccctccagcatgacaataccaccagccatactgctcgttgtgtgtgatttcctgcaagacaggaatgtcagtgttctgccatggccagcgaagagcccggatctcaatcccattgagcgtGTCTGGGACcggttggatcggagggtgagggctagggccattccccccagaaatgtccaggaacttgcaggtgccttggtggaagagtggggtaacatctcacagcaagaactggctaactggtgcagtccatgaggaggagatgctgcattaagtactgcagtgctggtggccacaccagaaactgactgtgacttttgattttgaccccccctttgttcagggacaaatTATTCTATTTccgttagtcacatgtctgtggaacttgttcagtttatgtctcagttgttgaattttatgttcatacaaatatttacacgttaagtttgctgaaaataacgCAGCTGACAGTGAGAGGTcaattctttttttgctgagttttagACTACATTTCATTTGATAAAATTATATGACTCATCACGATTGACTAAGAAATGATGCTTTAATGATAAATTGTAATTAAAATATTACATTAATTGGAAACTAAATTAATGAAGCTGCACAAACATGAGTTTTCCATTCATACAACATGTAGGGTAAATTATCACAGTAGATTACCCATGGTAAAAAAATAGTAAATACTTTATTTCAGTTGTATGGAATGATTGTCAAATAGATCAAGTCGCCCTTAGTCCATTTAAAAAGTAGGATTCATTTGTTCTGATTATTATACCCACAAGAGCGCAAAATCTTGAAAAATGTTGGCAGCAATCAGAACTAAAAGAACCTGGAAATCCACTTTATGGAGTGGTAAATCAGTGGCCAAAGGTTGCAATTGATATCAGCTGTTTATGCCATCATgtcatgtttggcatgacaaggagtggaatgatagcCTGCGTACCAGCCTGTTTGTGCTAACTGGTAGGGGTATAGGCGGGTCAACCTGAAGTGAACATAAAAATCCTAACAAATCTACTTTCTACCATCCAATGTGGGAGTAGGTGCATAGGATACAGTACCCGCGTTGTATGCCGTTTCAGCTGCCAGTTTAGAGAGGTTGATGGCCATCATCCAGTTAGACTCAAACCTCTTACAGTCCTCCCTCAAATCACTCACCTAGACAAAGACAGCAAAAGATGGGACAAGGACAGGACTTGAGTTACTCATGCGGTAAAAACATACATACAAAACTATCTTGTTTTACATTTCTGTGACGTTAAATTAACAAATACAGCGGGTGAATGTTGACAGGGAATAGTCTAATCTAACAAGGCAGCCTGAGTAGTACATGACCTTTGACCTCTTAAACCACTGATGACACCTACCTCCTGGCGCTGGCGAACAATCACTTGCCAAACAGAGTCCTCCTCCGAAGGGGTCAGCTTGCTGCCTGAGGCAACATAGTTCTTGTGTAGGGTCACCAGTGTATGTATAGTCTAGAGAGAAAATGCAAACATAAGCTAGCTGGCTAAGACAGATGCACAAACTTACAAACCAACACGTGCAAGTACATACTGTGTGTACACAAGTGGAGTGTCCTAAATTGAACGGTGCTGTGATGTCATACACTGCTCGTGCAGCTACAGTAGGGCTGTTTGTGTCAAACCTAAGATAAAGCCACATTACTGGAGAGTGCAGACTTTAACTGTCACAGACAAATATATTTCAGAGTTTATGAATGGACAGTAGAATGAATCCACAGTAAAAGCTGAGTAGAAGAGAGTGGGGTCTGTTGAGCCAACCCTTGCTTCTAGGAAACAATACACAAAAATCAATCATGTGACCAAATTTAGGAAGAGTTATTCAATTtatgaaggaagaaaccacatggaacaAACTGGTAAGCCAGTttttaatatacagtatgtggacaccccttcaaatgagtggatttggctatttcagtcacacccgttactgacaggtgtatatatttatttaaaaaaaatagatttaaacaaattaggcacacagccatgcaaccccccacagacaaacattggcagtacaatggccttactgaagagctccagTGACTTACAACATCacagaatgccacctttccaacaagtcagtccaTCAAATCCCTGCCCTGCTGTAAGTGCTgtaattgtgaagtggaaatgtctaggagcaacaagtcAGCCGCAAAGTGTACATTCTTTGTGTTCTGAATGGTCCGCCATCTTATGTTCCGTGATTCTAGAAGCAGAAGCACTAGTTTAGAACACCTACATATATTGAAACTGGACAATATTAGAAGTTCAGATTCATAAGCTACAGGCAGAGTGGGACTGGCGAGTGCTgaaacaaaaatattttttttaaataaataaataaaggtccTTGGATGCAACaatcactacagagttccaaactgcctctggaagcactgTCAGCAGGTTTCCATAGCCAAGCAGCaacacacaaacctaagatcaccatgctcagTGCCAAGCGCCGactggaatggtgtaaagctcgccgccattggactccggggcagtggaaacacattcctTTGGcgtaatgaatcacgcttcacccaCTGGCAGTCCGAcaaacgaatctgggtttggcggatgccaggagaatgctacctaccccaatgcatagtgacaactgtaaagtttggtggaggaggaataatggtctgggctgtTTCATTGggtcgggctaggccccttagttcaagtgaagggaaatcttaatactATAGCATACAATTCCATTCTAGGCAATTCTGTGCTTtaactttgtggcaaaagtttagggaaggctctttcctatttcagcatgacaatgcccctgtgcacaaagcaaggtccacacagaaatggtttgtcgagatcagtgtggaagaactagCCTgggctgcacagagccctgacctcaaccccattgaacagctttgggatgaattggaacgcagactgggagccagacctaatcaccaaacatcagtgccgacctcactaatgtgcgtggctgaatggaagcaagcccccgcagcaatgttccaacaactagtggaaagccctcccaaaagagtggaagctgttatagcagcatgggggggaaccaactccattaataatgcccatgattttggaatgaaatgtccGACGAGCAGGTGTCTGCATACTTTTGGTCACGTAGCGCatgtcaatttaaaaaaaaaaagattttcacAAAGTCAAACGAATGTactgtgttatagttatagttgattcatgatgcttgtatctacaCCAAAGTAGATAGTTTTctacatcagttggggtctctataagccacaatatgaggtcctaaacctatcATGAAAGTGCATCCTGGTAGCTGTATGGGCTAATAGTAAAAATGCTTGCCtgggggtaagttgagccaaaggcCACCATACAAATTATGATTATATTTTGTCTGTTTTACCCATAATATGTATAGTATTTTTGCAATGAACTCAAGATTTGAATTGTTAGAGCAAACATCCCACCCCATGTATACTGAAGTAAAACAAGACCCCCTCGAGGTTATTGAGAGAGCAGCCAAGGAAGTGCGAGAAGTCCATTTGAGCAGAAGCAAGATCCTATTTACTGAATGACACTGAAGAGAAATTGACAAAAATAAAACATGTACTTTGCAAAAGAGAGGTTATGACAGAGTAGCAGAAGTGCACAAGGTCTTATCCGATgccatggagtctgagcttgctaATCCTATCAAGAATTTCACATGGGCTTAGAAACCTCAAATGTAGAGAAATTTCCTATGAATTGGCACATCCCTGTCCCAGACAACTGGTCAAGAAATGTAAGGGTAAATGATATTGAACAGAGAGATCTATATCTGAATGTAGGCATACATTTAAGATATTGTATATCACACCGACATTGCATTAATTAAACTGACCTACCAGCACCATCACCCACTTATCCCAATCAACTTACCCCGTCCCTATGCTTAACTTACCcattgtgccaagagaccactttttttggacaagctatgttttcagAAACATATGTTTCTAAATATATGTAGATAGCTTTGTTAGAACTAATTCTATATTTCCCTGACGTAGTGATGTTGAATGTAATTGGCtaaacataccccactctcccctaataCAGTGAAGTATGCTGAACACTGGCCTATGAGAATCACTTTTGTGACATTTGAAGGATGTTAGGTGACAAACAATGGACAATATGAAAGAACTTTACAAAAATGgtaaatgtcaaatgtgatagttaagacaaaaaaatattttgaaaaCATTAATGTGGCAGTTGCTACccatgacaaaaaaaaaatcccaatACTGTACATTATGATATTGAAATACTAAACTAAATGTGTTGAATTTAAGAATCCAAACAGGTGATTTGGAGCCACAATTGACTAAGGATTAACATTGACCTGGCCGTGACTTTATTGAACTTTTTCGATAACTTGAAAATAAGATCTCAGCTATGGTAAGTCCTATCCTAATGAATCAACGTGTTTTATGTTCCTGCAAAGCTTCTATATAGCATGGGATACAAAGTATAACATCAAAGACCAAGTTTAATTGTCTCCTAACACATGGTAATGTAAAAAAGCAGTTACCTTAACGTACTGTGTGAATGAGTCTACGAGTGCTAGGGTGGTCTGAGAGAGGAAGGTGTTGGTGCTATCTGTGACCAAAGAGGATGCCCTGCGGACCAAGGCTTCATGAGATAGGTTGTCTTGTTTCTAGAAGAGGGCATAGAGATGGATGGTTAGCTTAGCTAGTCTTATTTTTGGTTTAGTTTTCGACTGAATTGGAACATGAAACTGATGAAGGAATCTACAACTGGCTTACAAGTATGCATGACTAGCTAACTGTATATCTTTTAAATGTGTAAAACAACCTGTGAGAAGGGCACTGCACATAGGCCACCAATAGCAGACAGCGATATCCAGTTCTTCCGGATCATCGTGGGGATTTTCATGGCTTGTCGGCGCACCAACGCCCCACTGAGTCTCCCCAGGTTTGAGGCATAGCTATaagacagaaagaaaaaaaatgtaaatcacGAAGTGAATTGCCATTTCAAGATACCACAACCTACGTGTAATGAAGTAGCCACGACAAGAGTAACGTTCGTTAGCTAAGAACAGTAACATTAGCTAAACAATCAtatctagctaatgttagctagctcgcATAGC
This window contains:
- the diablob gene encoding diablo, IAP-binding mitochondrial protein b, which translates into the protein MLAFRRVFFCIGLSYASNLGRLSGALVRRQAMKIPTMIRKNWISLSAIGGLCAVPFSQKQDNLSHEALVRRASSLVTDSTNTFLSQTTLALVDSFTQYVKTIHTLVTLHKNYVASGSKLTPSEEDSVWQVIVRQRQEVSDLREDCKRFESNWMMAINLSKLAAETAYNAGADQASVTAQTSLQVAQSHVNQIRQLFMEAEKNLKESKAEDSQRIKLPAAMEEEDIPEAYLRED